A single region of the Gracilibacillus caseinilyticus genome encodes:
- a CDS encoding potassium channel family protein, producing the protein MKREFAVIGLGRFGGSICRELSAEGMDVLAIDLQEDKVNEFRNIAAHAVIADTTDENVLKELGIRNIDHVIVAIGDDIQASILTTLMLKELGIKKITVKAQNDYHEKVLNKIGADHVVHPERDMGKRIAHSIISTNILDHLELSDDHSIVEVKAGEKMHGKTLIDLDIRAQYGCNVVAIKEADEKGINVSPMATQHIEKDDILIVIGADKDISRFEKQLVVEDD; encoded by the coding sequence ATGAAACGCGAATTTGCTGTGATAGGTTTAGGTCGATTTGGCGGCAGTATTTGCCGAGAGCTTAGTGCAGAGGGTATGGACGTACTAGCAATCGACTTGCAGGAAGATAAAGTGAATGAATTTAGAAATATTGCTGCCCATGCAGTAATTGCGGATACGACCGATGAAAATGTTTTAAAAGAGTTAGGGATCCGTAATATTGACCATGTGATTGTAGCCATTGGTGATGACATTCAGGCAAGTATATTAACCACACTGATGTTAAAAGAATTAGGAATTAAGAAAATAACGGTAAAAGCACAGAACGATTATCATGAAAAAGTGTTGAATAAGATCGGCGCGGATCATGTCGTACACCCTGAGCGTGACATGGGGAAACGTATTGCCCACAGTATTATCTCCACAAATATTCTCGATCACCTTGAATTATCAGATGATCACAGCATAGTGGAGGTAAAAGCAGGGGAGAAAATGCATGGTAAAACGTTAATTGATCTAGATATCCGAGCACAATACGGCTGTAACGTTGTCGCGATCAAAGAAGCAGACGAAAAAGGGATAAATGTTTCACCGATGGCAACGCAACACATCGAAAAAGATGATATTTTGATTGTCATTGGTGCAGATAAAGACATCTCCAGATTCGAAAAACAGTTAGTTGTGGAAGACGATTAA
- a CDS encoding ABC transporter ATP-binding protein: MAKSISANQSKKKSPHLNRFYYPLDQAVEKPFNWKQMLRLLKYLKPYVKTLMPAAIAVMLISTIVRLVVPVIIGTWVIDKAITKQNVSLLTYLIIGISILYLVSFIANKYRIKWVNILGQRVIHDLRKSLFSHVQRLSHNFFDSRSAGSILVRILNDVNSLQELFTNGIINLLMDIVLLTGIIVMLFVLSPPLALAVLIILPIMFFISTKLRRTIRRSWQDVRIQKSRLNSHLNESMQGIRITQSFSQEKENTEFFDGVNSDNYEKERVAMKKSAYFGPFVEMSNAIGTVILISYGAHLIINNTIQIGIFVSFAFYLGMFWEPISRLGQIYNQLLVAMASSERIFEFLDEQPNVKEKKNAQPFKDMKGHVVFDHVQFAYNEDRIALHEISLEMKPGQTVALVGHTGSGKTTIANLISRFYDPTEGTVKIDGHDLRDVKLDSLRTNISVVLQDTFIFSGTIMENIRFGRPEASDEEVKEAARVVGADDFIKRLNNGYETEVEERGNILSAGERQLLSFARALLADPRILILDEATASIDTETEVMIQKALKRLLEGRTAIMIAHRLSTIREADNIIVLEHGKILEQGNHDELMKHGGEYYELVKSQFEMLDAL, translated from the coding sequence ATGGCGAAATCTATATCTGCAAATCAATCGAAAAAGAAAAGTCCTCATTTAAACCGATTTTACTACCCGTTAGATCAGGCAGTAGAAAAGCCTTTTAACTGGAAGCAGATGTTACGTTTGTTGAAATATTTAAAACCGTATGTAAAAACATTAATGCCTGCCGCGATTGCGGTCATGTTGATTTCTACAATTGTAAGACTCGTGGTCCCAGTAATTATCGGGACTTGGGTTATTGATAAAGCTATTACAAAACAGAATGTCAGTTTGCTTACATATCTGATCATTGGCATTTCGATTCTATACCTGGTCAGTTTTATAGCAAACAAATACAGGATTAAATGGGTGAATATCCTTGGGCAGCGTGTTATTCATGACCTGCGAAAAAGTTTATTCTCCCATGTACAACGCTTGTCGCACAATTTTTTTGATTCCCGTTCAGCAGGTTCTATTTTAGTAAGGATTTTGAATGATGTGAACTCCTTACAGGAACTGTTTACAAATGGGATTATTAATTTATTGATGGATATCGTTCTGCTTACAGGGATTATCGTAATGTTATTTGTTTTAAGTCCACCTTTGGCATTGGCAGTATTAATCATTCTGCCTATCATGTTCTTCATATCAACGAAACTTAGACGAACGATCCGTCGATCCTGGCAAGATGTGCGTATCCAGAAATCACGTTTGAATTCCCACCTGAACGAAAGTATGCAAGGGATTCGTATTACGCAGTCGTTCTCTCAGGAAAAAGAAAATACGGAGTTTTTTGATGGGGTTAATAGTGATAACTACGAAAAAGAACGGGTAGCCATGAAAAAAAGTGCTTATTTTGGTCCGTTCGTTGAAATGAGTAATGCAATCGGAACGGTTATTCTGATATCCTATGGGGCACACTTAATTATTAATAACACCATTCAAATAGGTATCTTTGTATCATTTGCTTTCTATTTAGGAATGTTTTGGGAGCCGATCTCGCGACTTGGTCAAATATACAACCAGTTATTAGTGGCGATGGCTTCGTCAGAACGAATATTTGAATTTTTGGATGAACAACCAAATGTGAAAGAGAAAAAAAATGCGCAGCCATTTAAAGATATGAAAGGTCACGTTGTCTTTGATCATGTCCAGTTTGCGTATAATGAGGATCGAATCGCTTTACATGAAATTTCATTGGAAATGAAGCCAGGCCAAACGGTTGCGTTAGTCGGTCATACCGGTTCAGGTAAAACGACGATAGCGAATTTAATCAGTCGCTTTTATGATCCAACCGAAGGGACTGTTAAAATCGACGGCCATGACCTTCGTGACGTGAAACTAGACAGTTTACGAACGAATATTTCCGTCGTACTGCAGGATACGTTTATATTTTCTGGTACAATCATGGAAAACATTCGTTTTGGTCGTCCTGAGGCAAGTGATGAAGAAGTAAAGGAAGCAGCTCGTGTTGTGGGTGCAGATGATTTTATTAAACGTCTAAACAACGGGTATGAAACAGAAGTAGAGGAGCGAGGAAACATTTTATCTGCAGGTGAGAGACAGTTATTATCTTTTGCCAGAGCACTGCTTGCTGATCCGCGTATTTTAATTTTGGATGAAGCGACTGCAAGTATTGATACAGAAACAGAGGTCATGATTCAAAAAGCACTAAAACGATTATTAGAAGGTAGAACAGCTATCATGATTGCTCACCGCTTGTCTACGATCAGAGAAGCGGATAACATTATTGTGCTCGAGCATGGAAAGATTCTTGAACAAGGGAACCATGATGAATTGATGAAACATGGTGGGGAATATTATGAACTTGTAAAGTCGCAATTTGAAATGTTGGACGCATTATAA
- a CDS encoding ABC transporter ATP-binding protein: MEIFKKLKQFYWPFRRYFLMSVLFVVIVTAITLAYPIILQKTIDDVVRGQEYQLIPILSVTFIGLMVIKGIANFLQQYLGDLFGIKSVYVLRDALYKKLQRLSFTYYDNARTGDLMSRLTMDVEGFKFFLAAGFRELIRVTLLITIALCVMFFYSIPLALVTMAAMPFLAIVVYRFDKKVHPAFRNVRKSLGRLNTRIQENVSGMNTVKSLSKEDFEIDRFTKNNANYKEVNIFTSNIWSRYFPLMEFIGNISMVALLIFGGYLVINGSLQLGELVAFFSLVTYILGPLMHLGFIVNQFSQAKASGERLLEILEAREDIVEDEDPMLADQIQGHVTFKNVSLTYIEDDDAALKNISFDAPEGKVIGLIGPTGAGKTSITQLITRFYEPDQGEVLVDGRPTSSYTLKSLRKNIGFVLQESFLFSTTIKENISYGNPDATMDEIIAAAKRAQAHEFIMEMPKGYDTLLGERGMGLSGGQKQRIAIARAILIDPSILVLDDATSAVDMETEFKIQKALKEVMDGRTTFIIAHRISSLKHADEIIVLDEGEIVERGTHNQLVHQHGTYRRIYDIQYQDRETVLQSTK, translated from the coding sequence ATGGAAATATTTAAGAAGTTGAAACAGTTTTATTGGCCGTTTCGAAGGTACTTTCTCATGTCAGTTTTATTCGTTGTAATCGTTACAGCAATTACTCTCGCTTATCCAATCATTCTGCAAAAAACGATTGATGACGTTGTAAGAGGACAGGAGTATCAGCTTATACCGATTCTATCGGTGACGTTTATTGGGTTAATGGTTATTAAAGGGATAGCCAATTTCCTTCAACAGTATTTAGGTGACTTATTTGGAATTAAATCTGTATATGTTTTACGTGATGCACTATACAAAAAATTGCAAAGGCTTTCGTTTACTTATTATGACAATGCACGAACTGGGGATTTAATGTCAAGGCTTACAATGGATGTGGAAGGGTTTAAGTTTTTCTTGGCAGCAGGTTTTAGAGAATTGATTCGAGTCACATTATTAATCACGATTGCTCTATGTGTCATGTTCTTTTATTCCATACCATTAGCATTAGTTACCATGGCTGCAATGCCGTTTCTAGCCATCGTTGTGTACCGCTTCGATAAAAAAGTTCACCCGGCTTTTCGTAATGTCCGTAAATCTCTAGGACGACTGAATACGAGAATACAAGAAAATGTTAGCGGGATGAATACCGTTAAATCCCTATCCAAAGAGGATTTTGAAATCGATCGTTTTACAAAAAATAATGCCAATTATAAAGAAGTAAATATTTTCACTTCAAATATTTGGTCGCGGTATTTTCCTTTGATGGAATTCATCGGGAATATATCTATGGTAGCACTTTTGATTTTCGGTGGATATTTGGTCATTAATGGATCATTACAGCTTGGTGAATTAGTTGCCTTCTTTAGTTTAGTTACCTATATATTAGGGCCGTTAATGCATTTAGGTTTTATCGTGAACCAATTCTCACAGGCGAAGGCGTCAGGAGAACGGTTGTTAGAGATATTAGAAGCAAGAGAGGATATTGTTGAAGACGAAGATCCAATGCTAGCGGATCAGATTCAAGGACATGTGACGTTTAAAAACGTTTCATTAACGTATATTGAGGATGATGATGCGGCGCTTAAGAATATTTCATTTGATGCACCAGAAGGAAAAGTTATTGGGCTAATCGGTCCGACCGGTGCAGGGAAGACGAGTATTACCCAACTGATCACCAGATTTTACGAACCAGATCAGGGAGAGGTTCTTGTTGATGGCAGACCTACGTCTTCTTATACGCTTAAATCGTTGCGAAAGAATATCGGATTTGTGTTACAGGAATCGTTCTTGTTCTCTACAACGATCAAAGAAAACATCTCTTACGGGAATCCGGATGCAACAATGGATGAGATCATTGCAGCAGCAAAACGAGCGCAGGCTCACGAATTTATTATGGAAATGCCAAAAGGATATGATACGTTACTTGGTGAGCGGGGCATGGGACTTTCCGGTGGTCAGAAACAACGAATTGCTATTGCGCGTGCGATATTGATAGATCCTTCCATTCTCGTTCTGGATGATGCCACATCAGCTGTAGATATGGAAACAGAATTCAAAATTCAAAAAGCATTAAAAGAAGTAATGGATGGCAGAACTACCTTTATTATCGCGCACCGTATTTCTTCATTGAAGCACGCAGATGAAATTATTGTATTAGACGAAGGTGAAATAGTCGAAAGAGGAACTCATAATCAGCTTGTTCATCAGCATGGAACCTATCGTCGTATTTATGATATTCAATACCAAGACAGGGAAACGGTATTACAATCAACTAAATAA
- a CDS encoding mechanosensitive ion channel family protein: MFEDGLAVDWGYILDIVIKFGIQIIILIIAMMIVKPIGRKIISASIRKSSSKQNVSEARIQTLEKLLLNVFAYVLIFVFVVMFFAIIGLDIAPLIAGAGVVGLAIGFGAQGLVSDIVTGFFILLEKQVDVGDYVTTAGYGGIVEEVGLRTTQIRGFDGTLHFVPNREISGVSNHSRGNMRALVDIGISYDDNIDEAMTVLQGVCQEFESDPRFAEGPDVLGVQAFGSSEVVLRIIGKTVNMEQFGAERDIRKRIKEAFDANNIEIPFPHQVYIQKDK; encoded by the coding sequence ATGTTTGAAGATGGACTAGCAGTGGATTGGGGCTACATATTAGACATTGTCATCAAGTTTGGAATTCAGATTATTATTCTGATTATTGCTATGATGATAGTTAAACCAATTGGCAGAAAAATTATCTCTGCAAGCATAAGAAAATCAAGCTCAAAACAAAATGTATCAGAAGCAAGAATACAAACATTAGAGAAATTATTACTTAACGTATTTGCATATGTATTAATATTTGTATTCGTCGTCATGTTCTTTGCAATTATCGGATTAGATATTGCTCCTCTAATTGCAGGTGCAGGTGTTGTCGGTCTGGCTATTGGTTTTGGTGCTCAAGGTTTAGTCAGCGACATCGTAACTGGATTTTTCATTCTATTAGAAAAACAAGTTGATGTTGGAGACTATGTTACTACTGCTGGATATGGCGGTATTGTAGAAGAAGTTGGCTTGAGAACAACACAAATCCGCGGCTTTGACGGTACTCTGCATTTTGTACCGAACCGTGAAATTTCCGGCGTCAGTAACCACTCCAGAGGAAATATGCGTGCACTAGTTGATATTGGAATCAGCTATGATGACAATATTGATGAAGCAATGACTGTATTACAAGGAGTATGTCAGGAATTTGAATCTGATCCACGCTTTGCAGAAGGCCCTGATGTATTAGGTGTACAAGCTTTCGGCTCAAGTGAGGTTGTATTACGAATTATTGGTAAAACTGTCAATATGGAACAATTTGGTGCAGAACGCGATATTCGCAAACGTATTAAAGAAGCATTTGATGCTAATAACATTGAAATCCCATTTCCGCATCAAGTTTATATTCAAAAAGACAAGTAA
- a CDS encoding N-acetyldiaminopimelate deacetylase — protein sequence MEQNQLLNIRRELHQIPELGFQEFKTQAYLIDAIEQMGRENIAITKWETGLFVLVKGTNPKKTMAYRTDIDGLPIAENTGLPFASAHADRMHACGHDFHMTIALGTLDQISANPIEDNVLFIFQPAEEGPGGAAPMLKSEVFQQFEVDGIFALHIAPDLPVGTVSSRAGLLFANTSELFMDFTGKGGHAAYPHLTKDMIVTASTFVTQIQQIISRKVDPLDSGVITIGKMTAGTVQNIIAETARLEGTIRTLQPETMITIKQELERAIKGFELAYDCQIDVDYGANYYQVSNDQAYVDLFSRTVDAEGIQFKEANAAMTGEDFGYFLKEIPGFMFWLGVDSPYGLHHSQLNPNEDAIEVGVKAVTAMMRAL from the coding sequence ATGGAGCAGAACCAGCTTTTGAATATTAGAAGAGAATTACATCAAATCCCTGAATTAGGTTTTCAGGAATTTAAAACACAAGCCTATTTAATAGATGCGATCGAACAAATGGGGCGTGAAAATATTGCTATTACGAAGTGGGAAACAGGGTTATTCGTACTGGTTAAGGGGACAAATCCAAAGAAAACAATGGCTTATCGTACGGATATAGACGGATTGCCAATTGCGGAAAATACCGGATTACCATTTGCATCTGCACATGCTGATCGAATGCATGCATGTGGGCATGATTTTCATATGACGATTGCTCTCGGCACTCTCGATCAAATCAGTGCTAATCCAATTGAAGATAATGTATTATTTATTTTTCAACCAGCAGAGGAAGGGCCTGGGGGAGCAGCTCCAATGCTGAAGTCTGAGGTCTTTCAACAATTTGAAGTCGATGGTATTTTTGCATTACATATTGCACCTGATTTGCCAGTTGGAACGGTTTCTAGCCGAGCGGGATTATTGTTTGCCAATACGAGTGAACTGTTCATGGATTTCACCGGAAAAGGTGGACATGCGGCTTATCCACACTTGACGAAAGATATGATTGTCACTGCTAGTACGTTTGTTACGCAAATCCAGCAAATTATTTCAAGAAAAGTTGATCCACTTGATAGTGGTGTGATTACGATAGGTAAGATGACCGCGGGAACGGTTCAGAATATTATTGCTGAAACTGCTCGTTTGGAAGGGACCATTCGCACTCTGCAACCTGAAACAATGATTACGATTAAACAAGAATTGGAGCGGGCAATCAAAGGATTTGAATTAGCTTATGATTGTCAAATTGATGTGGACTATGGTGCTAATTACTATCAAGTTAGTAATGATCAAGCATACGTAGATTTGTTTTCTAGAACAGTCGATGCAGAAGGTATCCAATTTAAAGAAGCGAATGCCGCGATGACCGGTGAGGATTTCGGTTATTTCTTAAAAGAGATTCCAGGATTCATGTTCTGGTTAGGAGTTGATTCCCCGTACGGATTACATCACAGCCAGCTTAATCCCAATGAAGATGCAATCGAAGTTGGGGTAAAAGCTGTTACGGCTATGATGAGGGCATTATAA
- the dapD gene encoding 2,3,4,5-tetrahydropyridine-2,6-dicarboxylate N-acetyltransferase has product MKQMDANEIISFISNSTKSTPVKVYVKGTNLASIEANGSVQTFLNETNGVIFGEWKEIKALLDTYSDQITDYVVENDRRNSAIPLLDMKDINARIEPGAIIREQVEIGDGAVIMFGAMINIGSVIGEGTMIDMNASLGGRATVGKNCHVGAGAVLAGVIEPPSAQPVVIEDGVVIGANAVVLEGVRVGEGAVVAAGAVVTKDVPPNTVVAGTPAKVIKEIDDQTKAKTEIMEALRKLDD; this is encoded by the coding sequence ATGAAGCAAATGGATGCAAATGAAATAATTTCATTTATTTCAAACAGTACAAAATCTACACCTGTAAAAGTGTATGTAAAAGGGACTAATTTAGCGTCAATAGAAGCAAACGGTTCTGTACAAACATTCTTAAATGAAACGAATGGTGTTATTTTTGGTGAATGGAAAGAAATAAAAGCACTACTTGATACATACAGTGATCAAATTACAGATTACGTAGTAGAGAATGATCGTCGTAATTCGGCAATCCCATTATTAGATATGAAAGATATCAATGCACGTATCGAGCCAGGTGCAATTATTCGTGAACAAGTAGAAATCGGCGATGGTGCTGTTATCATGTTTGGTGCCATGATTAATATTGGTTCTGTTATTGGTGAAGGAACCATGATTGATATGAATGCTTCGCTTGGTGGACGTGCTACAGTAGGTAAGAACTGTCATGTCGGTGCCGGTGCTGTATTAGCAGGGGTTATTGAACCACCTTCTGCTCAGCCAGTTGTCATTGAAGATGGCGTTGTAATTGGAGCAAATGCAGTAGTATTAGAAGGGGTACGTGTTGGAGAAGGAGCAGTTGTAGCAGCCGGTGCTGTTGTAACGAAAGATGTACCGCCAAATACTGTTGTTGCTGGTACTCCAGCTAAAGTTATCAAAGAAATTGATGATCAAACAAAGGCAAAAACTGAAATCATGGAAGCACTTCGCAAATTGGATGATTAA
- the cbpB gene encoding cyclic-di-AMP-binding protein CbpB: MSSVLKKTLTDLTVGDLMIPAEKVAHVQEGNPVEHALLVLVESGYSSVPVLDLEYKFKGTIAKTPILKSVMGMERFEMERLADIKVEAVMQKDQPTLTEDTDFLTCLKVVINHAFACVIDEQGYFIGILTRRAILKEVNKSMYTTK; this comes from the coding sequence ATGTCTAGTGTGTTAAAGAAAACGCTAACTGATTTGACGGTAGGAGATTTAATGATCCCAGCTGAAAAGGTAGCGCATGTACAAGAAGGGAACCCTGTCGAGCATGCATTGCTTGTGTTAGTCGAATCAGGTTATTCGTCGGTTCCTGTTTTAGACTTAGAATACAAATTTAAAGGTACAATTGCGAAAACACCAATCTTAAAAAGCGTAATGGGCATGGAACGATTTGAGATGGAACGATTAGCAGATATTAAAGTGGAAGCTGTTATGCAGAAGGATCAGCCAACTTTGACAGAGGATACGGATTTTCTCACCTGTCTAAAAGTGGTTATTAATCATGCCTTTGCTTGTGTAATTGATGAGCAAGGTTATTTTATTGGTATCCTGACAAGACGTGCCATACTAAAAGAAGTGAATAAATCCATGTATACAACAAAATAA
- a CDS encoding metallophosphoesterase, which produces MKRRTFLKRLFGSFIAMFGLSGGTYYYAREIETSMLDVHHVTVPNLKISKSFEDYRILQFSDTHIGFQYSLDQLEKLVVEINQAEPDLVVFTGDLVDNPHIYNIPNRLITLLQSINAKDGKLWIYGNHDHGGYGTDIIKEVFDKAGFELLQNGHRQIQKNDAMINIAGVDDVLLGSPDLGQAMDGLNDTYFTILLAHEPDYADIAKDYPIDIQLSGHSHGGQVQLPFVGYIYTPHLAEKYVEGHYQVGGTPLQLYVSRGLGTTRLPYRFLCKPEMTIYQLKQM; this is translated from the coding sequence ATGAAGCGAAGAACTTTTTTAAAACGTTTATTTGGCAGTTTCATCGCGATGTTCGGGCTTAGTGGCGGAACTTATTATTATGCTCGGGAAATCGAAACAAGTATGCTGGATGTTCATCATGTAACGGTGCCAAATCTCAAGATTTCTAAATCATTTGAGGACTATCGTATCCTGCAATTTTCAGATACACATATTGGTTTTCAATATTCGTTAGATCAATTAGAGAAATTGGTTGTCGAAATCAACCAGGCAGAGCCGGATCTTGTCGTGTTTACCGGTGATTTGGTTGATAATCCGCACATCTATAACATCCCCAACAGATTGATTACTCTCTTGCAAAGTATAAATGCAAAAGATGGGAAACTGTGGATTTATGGAAACCATGATCATGGGGGTTATGGAACAGATATCATAAAAGAGGTATTTGATAAGGCTGGTTTCGAATTGTTGCAGAATGGACACAGACAAATACAAAAGAATGATGCTATGATAAATATTGCAGGCGTTGATGATGTCTTGTTAGGCTCTCCTGATTTGGGACAGGCAATGGATGGATTAAATGATACATATTTTACTATTTTGCTTGCTCACGAACCTGATTATGCTGACATCGCAAAAGATTATCCAATCGATATACAACTGTCTGGTCACAGTCATGGAGGACAAGTTCAATTGCCTTTCGTCGGGTATATTTATACGCCACACCTTGCTGAAAAATATGTGGAAGGCCATTATCAAGTTGGCGGTACACCACTGCAACTGTATGTCAGCCGCGGGCTCGGCACTACCAGGTTACCTTACCGTTTCTTGTGCAAACCTGAAATGACAATTTATCAATTAAAACAAATGTAA
- a CDS encoding SCO family protein, whose amino-acid sequence MKKILLVSLALLFILVGCGTKSYNGDFSFEVQDFTFTDQDGESFSKSDLDGKFWIADMIFTNCETVCPPMTANMARLQKQLDEAGIDAEIVSFSVDPTNDSPQVLKNYISERGGTFDNWHALTGYTDEEIKNFSEKSFKAFVENPENDDQVIHSTTFYLVSPDGNAIKGYNGQKADNMQKIVEDIQSMN is encoded by the coding sequence ATGAAAAAAATATTGCTAGTGTCACTGGCACTGCTCTTTATTTTAGTTGGATGCGGTACCAAATCATATAATGGTGATTTTTCGTTTGAAGTACAAGATTTTACATTCACTGACCAAGATGGTGAAAGCTTTTCAAAAAGTGACTTGGACGGAAAGTTTTGGATAGCAGATATGATTTTCACCAATTGTGAAACGGTTTGCCCGCCAATGACTGCCAACATGGCACGATTACAGAAACAATTAGACGAAGCTGGGATTGATGCAGAAATTGTTTCTTTCAGTGTAGATCCGACCAATGATTCTCCTCAAGTTTTGAAGAACTATATTTCCGAGCGCGGTGGAACTTTTGATAATTGGCACGCATTAACTGGTTATACCGACGAAGAGATAAAAAACTTTTCGGAAAAATCGTTTAAAGCCTTTGTTGAAAATCCTGAGAACGATGATCAAGTAATTCATTCCACTACCTTCTATCTCGTTTCACCGGATGGCAATGCAATTAAAGGGTACAATGGTCAAAAAGCGGATAATATGCAAAAAATAGTTGAAGATATTCAATCAATGAATTAA
- a CDS encoding YkyB family protein, with product MEEQNPEINEIGHALFIVNRHAKTALDPTQLYQLKNETMKKLLADQKAVKVGLHFSNNPKQSRQHSVLLVQVGSYYFHMPPSKNDMQALNHLGNLDDSYRNPKPSLSLTNAKKILLSYLNWPASVSKQKQSKPKPRYSPFTNSPSSLSPFYHKRKRW from the coding sequence ATGGAAGAACAAAATCCAGAAATCAATGAAATTGGCCATGCCCTTTTTATTGTGAATCGCCATGCAAAAACAGCACTCGATCCGACGCAATTATATCAATTAAAAAACGAAACGATGAAAAAGCTCTTAGCAGATCAAAAAGCAGTCAAAGTTGGACTGCATTTTTCAAATAACCCAAAGCAAAGCAGACAACACTCTGTCTTACTTGTTCAAGTGGGAAGCTATTATTTTCATATGCCGCCATCCAAAAATGATATGCAAGCTCTGAATCATCTAGGTAACCTCGATGATTCTTATCGAAACCCTAAACCTTCCCTATCATTAACAAATGCGAAAAAAATACTGTTATCCTATTTGAATTGGCCAGCATCAGTATCTAAACAGAAACAGTCCAAGCCTAAACCTAGGTATTCACCATTTACAAATTCTCCTTCTTCTCTTTCTCCTTTTTATCATAAGCGAAAGAGGTGGTAA
- a CDS encoding aminotransferase A, giving the protein MEASINRQVKDIEISGIRKFFNMVADKSDILSLTIGQPDFPTPEHVKAKTKEAIDLNKTTYTHNAGILPLRQAIASFVNKKYQLEYNANKEIIVTAGASQAIDVCLRTIVENGDEVILPGPVYPGYEPLVKLAGGVPRYIDTRQTQFKVTADAIENAITDKTKAIIIPYPSNPTGVTLTEKELADIAAVIKKHQLFMIADEIYSELVYETSHISIGRFQEIRDKVIIINGVSKSHSMTGYRIGYILAAEWLCKHMLKVHQYNVSCASSISQYGALEAIQNGMNDPVEMKKIYHMRRDYVYQRLKTMNLAFYKPEGGFYYFIDIRHLGSTSFEVALQLVEKAKVALVPGSAFSEYGEGYLRLSYAYDMDTLQEGLDRIEPIIKQ; this is encoded by the coding sequence ATGGAAGCATCTATAAATCGTCAAGTCAAAGACATCGAAATATCAGGAATACGAAAATTCTTCAATATGGTCGCTGATAAATCAGACATTTTATCATTAACTATAGGGCAGCCGGATTTTCCTACTCCTGAACATGTAAAAGCCAAAACAAAAGAAGCGATCGATCTTAATAAGACTACCTATACTCATAATGCTGGTATTTTACCATTAAGACAGGCCATTGCCTCCTTTGTTAACAAGAAATATCAATTGGAATATAACGCTAATAAAGAAATTATTGTGACAGCAGGAGCTTCGCAGGCGATTGATGTTTGTTTACGTACAATAGTGGAAAATGGAGATGAAGTCATTCTCCCTGGACCGGTTTATCCAGGTTATGAACCACTTGTTAAACTTGCAGGAGGCGTTCCTCGTTATATTGATACACGCCAAACTCAATTTAAAGTAACGGCAGATGCAATCGAAAATGCGATAACTGACAAGACAAAAGCTATTATCATACCTTACCCATCGAATCCTACTGGTGTCACGTTAACCGAGAAGGAGCTAGCAGACATAGCGGCCGTCATTAAGAAACATCAGCTTTTTATGATTGCAGATGAGATTTATAGTGAATTGGTTTATGAAACAAGTCATATTTCAATCGGAAGATTTCAAGAAATTCGCGATAAAGTAATCATTATCAACGGGGTTTCGAAATCACACTCGATGACAGGGTACCGTATTGGCTATATTCTTGCTGCCGAATGGCTATGCAAACATATGCTTAAGGTTCACCAATATAACGTCTCCTGTGCGTCATCAATCAGTCAATACGGTGCATTAGAAGCTATTCAAAATGGGATGAATGATCCTGTTGAAATGAAAAAAATCTACCACATGCGTCGAGATTATGTCTATCAACGACTCAAAACGATGAATCTAGCTTTCTACAAACCAGAGGGTGGTTTTTATTATTTTATTGACATTCGTCATCTCGGCAGTACATCTTTTGAAGTTGCCTTACAATTAGTAGAGAAAGCAAAAGTGGCATTAGTACCTGGCAGCGCATTTTCCGAATATGGTGAAGGTTATCTTCGACTATCCTACGCCTACGATATGGATACATTACAAGAAGGATTAGACAGAATAGAACCGATCATAAAACAATAA